The proteins below come from a single Oncorhynchus keta strain PuntledgeMale-10-30-2019 chromosome 1, Oket_V2, whole genome shotgun sequence genomic window:
- the numa1 gene encoding nuclear mitotic apparatus protein 1 isoform X2 produces MVLHLDKEHALLEWVNHLNVDLPVRRIKDLQDGVLLLKLVYKLKEEPAKSYLDQHVQERLKVVSDFLQGDCRCSTERGALISWDNISNGLNLEVELSKVLVLLYYHSVINNHVDLNQLEYKFEVELASMLRFVLDNENSLYLSENLEKYLRKKPLFSFNSDISSTSSSSLFNDEESPVFRRRKNIGSVQFLDLQTVASSSVSSPLQDVMNTPQFQLKKLQRQLRQERDMRDELEKDLTTSAATLTHRESQICQLQHRIEKLLREQAEQEQEPRDELQELHSKNEGLRTRLHEVLKECQALKTNSSQMERKVDNLTEENGTLSAQMREVIARLASAEAEVDRLTEAQDSAQGEWSSRHCHIQAELNQATAQKECLNEQMLILQSKISSLEDELSKAKMQEKGEVMGPILEWEQLKQELADATLRHAECECTIARLKGEKEQATTLHAQERASLQAESQRLQVLVTELQEALSALRADREALELASKEERESLTAQLHTLTAEVASLTQTVQQREQEVKALGEEVQQECIQRGELNLAMERQERKAREEIQELTSHVDTMGDSLRRAEEEVQVREKQLTKQQQESALQREVLQEEMAASEKVLKELKEQEEAVREEATLLHQEITTHATNLCSLRQEHTALQEQLARQQEEISLEKEAQSEAHREKEAVREELSRLQEELRSLGEQMAQLEEAQREKEFLLLQSTENIEILQTERATASSLAEAKDLELSSLREEVRAREEQLAMQQEEYRLQQEELREELAAQENEINNMRERLAGLMDQISLLKELCQEGKNMEALREEHTAQLEQLRIVKEQVEEVQERNEETSAALREKESSLREKEESLRRLEEELQSTTSLASQRRQEELTSLKEEVISQQEEVERRRAAEALSVEEARQLAREQESKRMELEESVSALQQQLDSAIQDNDRKRQKCERLEQDLEHRGTLVEELRQQEDSARLEATRLRQEISTHVSHLEAVQRGKEELARQQEELRGEVSLHQQRASELQKSLEVQEVAMRVLKEQTESTREEATVKMEAIQAQLEVVSSLAAAKDLQLSTLRDEATALQEQLGKREQEISLQKEVLQEAHMEKESVEVLREELARQQEELREELIRQQQRAQSLEQSLEEQQEALKELTVKEERAREEATLKMVALQAAKDLELSTLRQEATQLRQEISTHVSRLEEVQRGKEEQEGNAREEATVKMEALQAQLEVVLSLAAAKDLQLSTLRDEASLLCQENAKRAADLKDVQSEKIRMESLLSEEHRALQAELAKEQEELRGEVSLHQQRAAELQQSLEEKQEALRELKEQLVQQQEDSSLQKVLQEAQAAALQEEAVDALRGEMTLHQQRAAELQQSLEHQEATLREQEAKSTEDATLKMEALQAAKDLQLSTLTEKATTLQQQLAKREQEISLQKEVLQEAHIEKESVEALREELARQQEELIHQQQRAQSLEQSLEEQQEALKELTVKEERAREEATLKMVALQAAKDLELSTLRQEATQLRQEISTHVSRLEEVQRGKEKQEGNAREETTVKMEALQAQLAVVSSLATAKDLQLSTLRDEATALQEQLGKREQEISLQKEVLQEAHMEKESVEVLREELARQQEELREELIRQQQRAQSLEQSLEEQQEALKELTVKEERAREEATLKMVALQAAKDLELSTLRQEATQLRQEISTHVSRLEEVQSEGPLREEHTALQVQLAKQQEENSLQKGLLQEVQATVLQEREAKEILRGEVSLHQQSLERQEAVLREDLARQKEEGQAAGQVQKELMEQFSVLQQEKEALLTRAFQAEQNQSALERSMAELRAQAKSTESGQRQQLDALLLEKERLTEGNQVLEMKSSAAQRLEAVLQEELALLREQMEGTEWEKQVRDLREQLAANTEVVEHYKTQVEKAKSHYSGKKQQLVESQEQVTELQRSLEVREHEVNAVTTELKLLQKELKKARSKEKSLGSKINTLEAQLAFADRHLREQSQVRPERGPGRIEKMRGGRESVFLKVTQSQTHQEISGDSLDLSLDDSLNTTTRPMEPDESSTPLVRSSERVAAKRRALGGDSLETLYFTPMNNRQINRTSTERRLESSITSLGELALDSARKRPPTSSARRRRTTQVINITMSKTTPGRRGAGEDSDNETFYSLASVHSHPNITRRTHTARPVSMEIFHTPGKPAVALSDQLLSLPGYRRSTIHVAAPQSTGQFCVGAENEPDHAADDWLRIAELQARNQSCLPHLKSSYPLESRPSLGPSFEFTDDDLRMGDPTETIRRASVMPGQIQESLSSHRLSLHPGPADSTTATRPAYGSHRLSLMPPKPKASSTLNHQNTHNLRGSNLSLKRSAKDQEPDTPEAKRMATSCFPRPLTPKGGRFGSSNNRQPLSPAERRQSMVFSIDNTPRKAASKSGFLQRGMNKIRSSTRKSPGNKSSRVPQSGDGKSPRSGAGIVKSPQPGGKAQRKSPQPGGKAQRKSPRTNSSKSPKNPTSARKEPEVLVGKPIHLSR; encoded by the exons ATGGTGCTTCACCTTGATAAAGAGCATGCACTGTTGGAATGG GTTAACCACCTGAATGTGGACCTCCCGGTGCGGCGCATCAAGGATTTACAGGATGGCGTTTTGTTGTTGAAGCTCGTCTATAAACT AAAGGAAGAGCCCGCTAAGTCCTATTTGGACCAGCATGTCCAGGAGAGGCTGAAAGTGGTCTCTGACTTCCTGCAAG GTGACTGTAGGTGCAGCACAGAACGGGGAGCTCTCATCTCCTGGGACAACATCAGCAATGGCCTAAACCTGGAGGTGGAGTTATCCAAG GTGCTTGTGCTCCTGTACTACCATAGTGTGATCAACAACCATGTTGACCTGAACCAACTGGAATACAAGTTTGAG GTTGAGCTTGCCTCCATGCTCCGCTTTGTTTTGGACAATGAGAATAGCCTCTACTTGAGTGAGAACTTGGAGAAATATCTAAGGAAGAAGC CCCTGTTCAGTTTCAACAGTGACATCTCCAgtacctcctcatcctccttgTTCAACGATGAGGAGTCCCCGGTTTTCCGGCGCAGAAAGAACATCGGTTCAGTTCAGTTTCTGGACCTCCAAACTGTTGCGTCCTCGTCTGTCAG TTCTCCCCTGCAGGATGTGATGAACACTCCTCAGTTCCAGCTGAAGAAGCTGCAGAGGCAGCTGCgtcaggagagagacatgagggatgagCTGGAGAAAGACTTGACCACCAGCGCCGCCACCCTCACCCATAGAG AGAGTCAGATCTGTCAGTTGCAGCACCGTATTGAGAAGCTGCTGAGGGAACAGGCTGAGCAGGAGCAGGAGCCCCGGGATGAGCTACAAGAACTGCACAGCAAGAACGAGGg GCTGCGGACTCGTCTCCATGAGGTGCTGAAGGAGTGCCAAGCGTTAAAGACTAACTCATCTCAGATGGAACGGAAGGTGGATAACCTGACAGAGGAGAATGGCACCCTTTCTGCCCAG atgcgTGAAGTGATTGCTCGGTTGGCGAGTGCTGAGGCTGAGGTGGACAGGCTGACTGAGGCCCAGGACTCTGCTCAGGGGGAGTGGAGCAGCAGACACTGCCACATTCAGGCTGAACTCAACCAGGCCACTGCTCAGAAG GAGTGTCTGAATGAACAGATGCTGATCCTGCAGAGCAAGATCTCCTCTCTAGAGGACGAGCTGAGTAAAGCCAAAATGCAAGAAAAAGGAGAGGTTATGGGCCCTATCTTGGAG TGGGAGCAGCTGAAACAGGAGCTGGCTGATGCCACCCTCAGGCACGCAGAGTGTGAGTGCACCATCGCCCGTCTGAAGGGGGAGAAGGAGCAGGCTACCACCCTGCATGCCCAGGAGAGGGCCTCGCTacaggcagagagccagagactGCAGGTCCTGGTGACTGAGCTCCAGGAAGCCCTGAGTGCTCTGCGGGCTGACAGAGAGGCTCTGGAGCTGGCCTCCAAGGAGGAGAGGGAGTCCCTGACTGCCCAGCTCCACACCCTGACTGCTGAGGTGGCCAGCCTTACCCAGACTGTACAACAACGGGAGCAGGAGGTGAAGGCTCTGGGGGAGGAGGTGCAGCAGGAGTGCATTCAGAGAGGGGAGCTGAACCTGGCTATGGAGCGGCAGGAGAGGAAGGCCAGAGAGGAGATCCAGGAGCTGACCAGCCACGTGGACACCATGGGTGACTCtctgaggagggctgaggaggaggTGCAGGTCAGGGAGAAGCAGCTTAccaagcagcagcaggagagtgCTCTACAGAGGGAGGTCCTACAGGAGGAGATGGCTGCATCTGAGAAGGTGTTAAAAGAGctgaaggagcaggaggaggccGTTAGAGAGGAGGCCACTCTACTGCACCAGGAGATAACGACACATGCTACGAACCTCTGCAGCCTGAGGCAGGAGCACACTGCTCTGCAGGAACAATTGGCTAGGCAGCAAGAGGAGATCTCCCTAGAAAAGGAGGCGCAGTCCGAAGCCCACAGGGAGAAGGAAGCGGTGAGGGAGGAGCTCTCTCGACTCCAGGAGGAGCTGAGGAGCCTGGGGGAACAGATGGCCCAGCTGGAGGAGGctcagagggagaaggagtttcTCCTCCTCCAGTCCACAGAGAACATAGAGAtcctccagacagagagagccacaGCCTCGTCCCTCGCCGAAGCCAAAGACCTGGAGCTCAGCAGCCTGAGAGAGGAGGTGCGGGCCAGGGAGGAGCAGCTAGCCATGCAACAAGAGGAGTACCGCTTACAGCAGGAGGAGCTACGGGAGGAGCTTGCCGCTCAGGAAAATGAAATCAATAACATGAGAGAGCGGCTCGCTGGCCTGATGGACCAGATCTCTCTGCTGAAGGAGTTGTGTCAGGAGGGCAAAAACATGGAGGCCCTGAGAGAAGAGCACACTGCCCAGCTGGAGCAGCTGCGGATAGTGAAGGAGCAGGTCGAAGAGGTccaggagaggaatgaggagaccTCGGCAGCTCTCAGGGAGAAGGAGTCGTCtctcagggagaaggaggagagccTCCGGAGGCTGGAGGAGGAGCTACAGTCCACCACCTCTCTGGCCTCCCAGAGACGACAGGAAGAACTGACCTCACTCAAGGAGGAAGTCATCTCGCagcaggaggaggtggagaggaggcgtGCCGCAGAGGCCCTGTCAGTTGAGGAGGCAAGGCAGTTGGCTAGGGAACAGGAGTCTAAACGTATGGAACTGGAGGAGAGCGTGTCAGCCCTACAGCAGCAGCTGGACTCAGCCATCCAGGACAATGATAGGAAGAGACAGAAGTGTGAGAGGCTGGAGCAGGACCTGGAGCACAGAGGAACACTGGTGGAAGAGCTGAGGCAGCAGGAGGATAGCGCCAGACTGGAGGCCACTCGACTCCGCCAGGAGATCTCTACACATGTCAGCCATCTGGAGGCCGtgcagagggggaaggaggagctAGCCAGGCAGCAGGAGGAGCTGAGAGGGGAGGTGTCCCTTCATCAGCAGAGAGCTTCAGAGCTCCAGAAGAGCCTGGAGGTGCAGGAGGTTGCTATGAGAGTGTTAAAGGAGCAGACTGAGAGCACCAGAGAGGAGGCCACTGTGAAGATGGAGGCCATACAGGCTCAGCTGGAGGTAGTGTCTTCTCTGGCTGCAGCTAAAGACCTGCAGCTCAGCACTCTGAGAGACGAGGCCACTGCCTTACAGGAGCAGCTAGGTAAGAGAGAGCAGGAGATCTCCCTTCAGAAGGAGGTGCTGCAGGAGGCCCACATGGAGAAGGAGTCAGTGGAAGTACTGAGAGAGGAGCTGGCCAGGCAACAGGAGGAGCTGAGAGAGGAGTTAATCCGCCAGCAGCAGCGAGCTCAGTCCTTAGAACAGAGCCTGGAGGAGCAGCAGGAGGCCCTGAAAGAGCTGACCGTAAAGGAGGAGCGAGCCAGAGAGGAGGCCACTCTGAAGATGGTGGCCCTCCAAGCAGCTAAGGACTTGGAGCTCAGCACCCTGAGACAGGAGGCTACACAACTCCGCCAGGAGATCTCCACACATGTCAGCCGTCTGGAGGAGGtgcagagggggaaggaggagcaggagggaaACGCAAGAGAGGAGGCCACTGTGAAGATGGAGGCCCTACAGGCTCAGCTGGAGGTAGTGTTGTCTCTGGCTGCAGCTAAAGACCTGCAGCTCAGCACTCTGAGAGACGAGGCCTCTCTACTCTGCCAGGAGAACGCCAAACGGGCAGCTGATCTAAAGGACGTGCAGTCAGAGAAGATTCGGATGGAGAGCCTGTTGAGCGAGGAGCACAGAGCCTTACAGGCGGAGCTGGCCAAGGAGCAGGAGGAGCTGAGGGGAGAGGTGTCCCTCCACCAGCAGAGAGCTGCAGAGCTCCAGCAGAGCctggaggagaagcaggaggCCCTTAGAGAGCTGAAGGAGCAGCTTGTCCAGCAGCAGGAGGACAGCTCCCTACAGAAGGTCTTGCAGGAGGCCCAGGCTGCAGCTCTCCAGGAGGAGGCGGTAGACGCTCTGAGGGGGGAGATGACCCTCCACCAGCAGAGAGCTGCAGAGCTCCAGCAGAGCCTGGAGCACCAGGAGGCTACCCTGAGGGAGCAGGAGGCGAAGAGCACAGAGGATGCCACTCTGAAGATGGAGGCCCTCCAAGCAGCTAAAGACCTGCAGCTCAGCACTCTGACAGAGAAGGCCACTACCTTACAGCAGCAGCTAGCTAAGAGGGAGCAGGAGATCTCCCTTCAGAAGGAGGTGCTGCAGGAGGCCCACATAGAGAAGGAGTCAGTGGAGGCACTTAGAGAGGAGCTGGCCAGGCAACAGGAGGAGTTAATCCACCAGCAGCAGAGAGCTCAGTCCTTAGAACAGAGCCTGGAGGAGCAGCAGGAGGCCCTGAAAGAGCTGACCGTGAAggaggagagagccagagaggaggCCACTCTGAAGATGGTGGCCCTCCAAGCAGCTAAGGACTTGGAGCTCAGCACCCTGAGACAGGAGGCTACACAACTCCGCCAGGAGATCTCCACACATGTCAGCCGTCTGGAGGAGGTgcagagggggaaggagaagcAGGAGGGAAACGCAAGAGAGGAGACGACTGTGAAGATGGAGGCCCTACAGGCTCAGCTGGCGGTAGTGTCTTCTCTGGCTACAGCTAAAGACCTGCAGCTCAGCACTCTGAGAGACGAGGCCACTGCCTTACAGGAGCAGCTAGGTAAGAGAGAGCAGGAGATCTCCCTTCAGAAGGAGGTGCTGCAGGAGGCCCACATGGAGAAGGAGTCAGTGGAAGTACTGAGAGAGGAGCTGGCCAGGCAACAGGAGGAGCTGAGAGAGGAGTTAATCCGCCAGCAGCAGCGAGCTCAGTCCTTAGAACAGAGCCTGGAGGAGCAGCAGGAGGCCCTGAAAGAGCTGACCGTAAAGGAGGAGCGAGCCAGAGAGGAGGCCACTCTGAAGATGGTGGCCCTCCAAGCAGCTAAGGACTTGGAGCTCAGCACCCTGAGACAGGAGGCTACACAACTCCGCCAGGAGATCTCCACACATGTCAGCCGTCTGGAGGAGGTGCAGAGCGAGGGCCCCCTGAGAGAGGAGCACACTGCCTTACAGGTGCAGCTGGCCAAGCAGCAGGAGGAAAACTCCCTACAGAAGGGACTGCTGCAGGAGGTGCAGGCCACAGTCCTCCAAGAGAGGGAGGCCAAGGAGATACTGAGAGGGGAGGTGTCCCTCCACCAGCAGAGCCTGGAGCGCCAGGAGGCTGTCCTGAGGGAGGATCTAGCCAGGCAGAAGGAGGAAGGGCAGGCAGCAGGCCAGGTGCAGAAGGAGTTGATGGAGCAGTTCTCTGTGCTCCAGCAAGAGAAGGAGGCTCTGTTAACCCGGGCCTTCCAGGCAGAGCAGAACCAGAGCGCGCTGGAAAGGAGCATGGCTGAGCTGCGAGCCCAGGCAAAGAGCACAGAAAGTGGCCAGAGACAACAGCTGGATGCCCTGCTCctggagaaggagaggctgactgagggtAACCAGGTCCTGGAGATGAAAAGTAGCGCAGCCCAGAGGCTGGAGGCTGTACTGCAGGAGGAACTGGCCTTGCTGAGAGAacagatggagggaacagagtggGAGAAGCAGGTCAGAGATCTACGGGAACAACTTGCTGCCAACACTGAGGTAGTGGAACACTACAAAACACAG GTTGAGAAGGCCAAGAGCCACTACTCGGGGAAGAAGCAGCAGCTTGTGGAGTCTCAGGAGCAGGTGACTGAGCTGCAGCGCAGCCTAGAGGTCAGAGAGCATGAGGTCAACGCTGTTACCACAGAGCTGAAGCTGCTGCAGAAGGAGCTGAAGAAGGCCAGGAGCAAAGAGAAGAGCCTCGGCTCCAAGATCAACACTCTGGAAGCACAG ctTGCGTTTGCTGATCGTCACCTTCGGGAGCAGAGCCAGGTTCGACCTGAGAGGGGACCAGGCAGGATTGAGAAgatgagagggggtagagagagtgtCTTCCTGAAAGTAACCCAGAGCCAGACTCACCAGGAGATCAGTGGGGACAGCCTGGACCTGAGCCTGGACGACTCCCTCAACACTACCAC GAGGCCAATGGAGCCTGACGAGTCCAGTACTCCCCTGGTGCGTAGCTCGGAGCGCGTAGCTGCTAAACGTCGTGCTCTGGGAGGGGACTCACTGGAGACCCTCTACTTCACCCCCATGAATAACCGTCAGATCAACCG GACCAGTACTGAGCGCCGGCTGGAGAGCAGCATCACATCCCTGGGAGAGCTGGCTCTGGACTCAGCCAGGAAGAGACCACCCACCTCCTCAGCTAGACGCCGAAGGACCACCCAGGTCATCAACATCACCATGAGCAAG ACGACCCCTGGTCgcagaggagcaggagaggatagTGACAACGAGACGTTCTACAGCCTGGCCTCCGTCCACTCCCATCCCAACATCACCAGAAGAACACACACTGCACGACCTGTCTCCATGGAGATCTTCCACACACCCGGAAAACCTGCCGTTGCCTTGAGCGATCAGCTCCTCAGTCTCCCTGGTTACCGTCGAAGCACCATCCACGTTGCAGCTCCACAGA GTACGGGCCAGTTCTGTGTAGGGGCAGAGAATGAGCCTGACCATGCTGCTGATGACTGGCTACGCATCGCTGAGCTGCAGGCCAGAAACCAGTCCTGTCTGCCTCACCTAAAGAGCAGCTATCCTCTGGAGTCCAGG CCCAGCCTGGGACCGTCCTTTGAGTTCACCGACGATGACCTGCGCATGGGCGACCCCACGGAGACCATCCGTAGAGCCTCTGTGATGCCCGGACAGATTCAGGAGTCTCTGTCATCCCACCGGCTCTCACTCCACCCGGGACCGGCCGACAGCACCACGGCCACCAGGCCAGCCTACGGCTCTCACCGCCTCTCACTGATGCCCCCCAAACCTAAAGCCAGCAGCACCCTGAACCACCAGAACACGCACAACCTCAGGGGGAGCAACCTGTCACTCAAACGCTCAGCCAAAGACCAGGAACCAGACACACCTGAg GCTAAGAGGATGGCAACCAGCTGTTTCCCGCGCCCTCTTACCCCTAAAGGAGGTCGTTTTGGCTCATCCAACAACCGCCAGCCTCTTAGCCCT GCTGAGCGGAGACAGTCCATGGTGTTCTCCATTGACAACACGCCTCGTAAGGCAGCTTCCAAGAGCGGCTTCCTACAGAGAGGCATGAATAAGATTCGCAGCTCCACCCGTAAATCCCCAGGGAACAAAAGCTCCCGTGTCCCGCAATCCGGAGATGGGAAGTCTCCCCGCAGTGGAGCCGGGATTGTGAAGTCCCCTCAGCCGGGAGGGAAGGCACAGAGGAAGTCCCCTCAGCCGGGAGGGAAGGCACAGAGGAAGTCCCCACGGACCAACAGCAGCAAGTCTCCAAAGAACCCCACCAGCGCACGCAAG GAACCTGAGGTGTTGGTTGGAAAGCCCATTCATCTGAGCAG atgA